The following proteins are encoded in a genomic region of Neoarius graeffei isolate fNeoGra1 chromosome 6, fNeoGra1.pri, whole genome shotgun sequence:
- the LOC132888482 gene encoding ribonuclease inhibitor-like: protein MAERLETWDLGTSEDISVGDVVIPLDEIHLKLLMLCQCRLSEEDCGAVVSALRTNPSHLKELDLSENTIGDSGVKELSDLLHNSNCTLEKLKLSNCSITVRGCTDLISALTSNPSHLTELDLSENTLGNPGVTQISTLLKSSSGYFQTLRLSDCNITEKGYTDLAEALKSQHSSHLRELDLRGNDPGASGMKEFRNLLNDGKCTLR from the exons ATGGCCGAGCGTCTAGAGACTTGGGATCTGGGCACAAGTGAGGACATCAGTGTTGGTGATGTAGTCATTCCACTTGATGAGATACATCTCAAGCTCCTCAT GTTGTGTCAGTGCCGTCTCTCTGAGGAAGATTGTGGTGCTGTTGTATCGGCTCTGAgaacaaacccctcacacctcaaGGAGCTGGACCTGAGTGAGAACACGattggagactcaggagtgaaggagCTCTCTGATCTACTGCACAACTCAAACTGCACTCTGGAGAAACTGAA GCTGAGTAACTGCAGTATTACAGTGCGCGGCTGTACTGATCTGATATCAGCTCTTACTTCAAACCCTTCACACCTGACAGAGCTGGACCTGAGTGAGAACACACTGGGAAATCCAGGAGTGACTCAGATCTCTACTCTACTAAAGAGCTCATCCGGCTATTTCCAGACGCTTCG ACTTTCAGACTGTAATATAACAGAGAAAGGATACACTGATCTGGCTGAAGCTCTGAAGTCACAGCACTCATCACACCTGAgagagctggatctcagagggaacgaccctggagcatcaggaaTGAAGGAGTTTAGGAATTTGCTGAATGATGGAAAATGTACACTGAGGTGA